The Heptranchias perlo isolate sHepPer1 unplaced genomic scaffold, sHepPer1.hap1 HAP1_SCAFFOLD_44, whole genome shotgun sequence genome includes a window with the following:
- the LOC137312924 gene encoding probable G-protein coupled receptor 139, whose amino-acid sequence MGQNFRTIDWNVTAMGRNLRTIDWDSSFWVLQYLFAYYGSTSFVGRTYFMLRSIQLIYYPLLATVGVPVNLLTIVILSRGKCVTRYLVSMAAADLLVVITDLILRQIPIIYRSQFTFLYHIPVCNIHAVLLYAVTDCSVWFTVIFTFDRFVAICCQKLKTNYCTKKTADVVLGTASVLSCLKNIFWYFMFEGQYLLSNTPWFCFPVTGVSTSPVWAVIELLHYILTPCVPFILILFLNVLTVRHILVASRARRRLRGHSSGESPRDPEMESRRKSMILLFVISGNFIVLWVVFMFYSGNRRLLYLDSSSVILHPLVQELGFMLQLLSCCTNTCIYAVTQAKFREQLKNVVKYPFTVIVQFIK is encoded by the exons ATGGGTCAGAATTTTCGAACAATcgattggaatgttacagcaatgggtcggaatcttagAACGATCGATTGGGACAGTTCATTCTGGGTGTTACAATATCTGTTTGCATATTATGGTTCAACGTCATTTGTGGGGCGGACATATTTTATGCTTCGGAGTATACAACTAATATACTATCCGCTCCTCGCTACTGtcggtgttcctg TTAATTTATTGacaattgtgatcctgtctcgtggGAAGTgcgtcactcgctacctggtatccatggcagcggcggatctactggtcgttatcactgatctgatattgaggcagattcccaTTATTTATCGTTCACAGTTCACTTTTCTATACCAcattcccgtgtgtaatatccacgccgtcctgctttatgcagtcacggactgttctgtctggttcaccgtcattttcacctttgatcgttttgtggccatttgttgccagaagctgaaaactaattaTTGTACCAAGAAAACGGCAGATGTAGTTTTAGGAACAGcgagtgtgctgagctgtttaaagaacattttctggtactttatgttcgaAGGTCAATATTTGCTTTCCAATACCCCTTGGTTTTGTTTTCCAGTGACGGGTGTTTCAACATCACCGGTATGGGCAgtaatcgaactccttcattatatcctCACCCCGTGTGTCCCATTTATTCTGATTCTGTTCCTCAATGTTTTAACAGTCAGGcatattttagtggccagcagagcccgcaggagactccggggtcacagcagtggggagagccccagagacccagagatggaaaGTCGCAGGAAATCaatgattttactgtttgttatatcaggAAACTTCATCGTGTTATGGGTGGTGTTCATGTTCTATTCTGGTAATCGACGATTGTTGTATTTGGACTCTTCGTCTGTAATTCTACATCCActtgtacaagaactgggatttatgctccagctcctgagttgctgcacaaacacctgtatttatgccgtgacccaggctaaattcagagagcagttgaagaacgtggtgaaatatccctttactgtaattgttcaattcattaaatag
- the LOC137312923 gene encoding gastrula zinc finger protein XlCGF8.2DB-like encodes MAESSSLVKTDKRFTRSYHLLSHERVHTGQRPFTCSVCRKGFTQSLHLLSHGLVHTGQRPFTCSVCRKGFIRSSHLLSHERVHTGQRPFKCSDCEKSFKSRNELWRHQRTQTGERPFSWSEFKKRFTQSSHLLSHERVHSDERPFKCSDSEKSLKS; translated from the exons atggcagaatcctcttctcttgtgaagacggat aagagattcactcggtcataccaccttctgtcacacgagcgagttcacactgggcagaggccgttcacctgctccgtgtgtaggaagggattcactcagtcattacACCTTCTGTCACACGGGCTGGTTCACACTGGGcagaggccgtttacctgctccgtgtgtcggaagggattcattcggtcgtcacaccttctgtcacacgagcgagttcacactgggcagAGGccgtttaaatgttctgactgtgagaagagttttaaaagcagaaacgaactgtggAGACACCAGCGCACtcaaactggggagaggccgttctcctggtCTGAGtttaagaagagattcactcagtcatcacaccttctgtcacacgaGCGAGTTCACTCCGACGAGAGACCGTTTAAATGTTCTGATAGTGAGAAGAGCTTGAAAAGCTGA